Part of the Citrobacter sp. Marseille-Q6884 genome, AGACAACTCGAAGGCGATTCAGGGACGTATCACGCTGGATGACGCCTGTACTGATGTTGACCTGCATTTCACCGATGCGGCCGGTGATGACTACACGGTTTCGCTGATCCCGGAAGGTGAGAGCTCTGTCGGGCCCGGGCAGGTTGATTTTGATATCAACCCCGCCGATTACGGTATTCCGCCTGGTGATTACAACGTGTCGGTTGTGACCAATACCGGCGAAGAGGAAGTGCCTATTGAGGTGACGGGTGAGGTTGAGGATGTGCGTATCCCGCTGGATGGCAGCACGCCGGTCCTCAATGTTGATGGCGTCGGCGAAGTGCCGTTCACCATGATCACGCAGTTCGGCATACCTGACAGCACGGATGATGTCACCCCCGTTCCACCGGATGATGGCGGTGATGTGACCCCGACGCCGCCGGACGATGGCGGTGATACGCCCGATGATAACAGCGACAACATGGTGCTTTGATTTAGTTTTTTAAAACAGGAATAAACAATGAGTTATGAAATTGCCGCGACGGGGCTGAACGCCGTCAACGAACAACTTGATGGGATCAGTAACAACATCGCGAACTCCGGCACGGTGGGTTACAAATCCATGACCACCCAGTTTTCCGCGATGTACGCCGGGACTCAGGCAATGGGGGTGAGTGTGGCGGGTTCCGCACAAAGTATCTCGACCGGTGGATCCATGGTATCAACCGGGAACGCACTGGATCTGGCCATCAACGATGACGGTTTTTTTGTGATGTGCGATAGCGCCGGAAACATCTCCTATACGCGCGCGGGATCGTTTGTGACCGATAAGAACGGCTACATCGTCAATGCCTCCGGTGATTACCTGCAGGGTTATCCGGTTGATGACAGCGGCACATTGCAAACCGGTACGGTGGCGGATATCCAGATCAAAACCGGCAACATTCCGGCACAGGCCACGGACAGCATGACCTTTACGGCAAACTTTAATGCCAGTGATGAGGTGATTGATCGTGATGGCGACGCGTCAGCGACACCGCCTGTCGATGCTGTTCCTTTTGATCCCAATAACAGCGATACCTACACCGATAGTTACACCACGACCGTGTATGACTCATTGGGTAATGAGCACTCGGTAAGCCAGTACTTTACCAAGACCGGGGAGAATACCTGGGAAGTGCAGTACACCTTTGATGGCGAACCTCAGAGCGGCGTACCCGCGACCACGCTGACCTTCGATCCAAACACCGGCAAACTGACATCCCCGACCACGCCGCAAACCATCACTTTCACCACTGATGAAGCCGCGCCGATCTCAATGACCGTTGATTACTCTGATTGCACTCAGTACGGCTCTGATTTCTCGGTCACCACCAACTCCGCAACCGGCTATGCCTCTGCGACGCAAAACGGCGTTCAGGTTGATGATGACGGTAAAGTTTATGCGACCTACAGCAACGGCGAACGCATGCTGCAGGGACAGGTGGTGCTGGCGACTTTCCCGGATGAAAACGGTCTGCAAGCGGTGAGTGGAACAGCCTGGGTGCAAACCGGTGAATCCGGCACGCCGTTGATTGGCGTTCCAGGCTCCGGTTCATGCGGCACGCTCTCTTCCGGCATGCTGGAAAGCTCAAACGTGGATATCACCACTGAACTGGTCGATCTGATGACAGCCCAGCGTAACTACCAGGCGAACACCAAAGTGATCTCGACCAGTACGCAGCTGGATCAGGCTCTCTTCCAGGCGATGTAAGGCGTTAAGAAATGGATCGGTTGATATATACCGCGTTGAGCGGTGCCACCCAGACGCTGCTGGAGCAGCAAATTAGCGCCAATAACCTCGCCAATGTGAACACCAATGGTTTTCGTGCCGACATGGCGATGGCGAGTAATGACCAGGTGAAAGGCGGTGGCTTCGACACCCGTTTTATGGCGAAGGAAAGCCCAAGCGGTGTCAATGACAGCACCGGCGTGGCGGAAAAAACAGAGCGCCCACTCGATGTTGCTATCCAGGGCTCAGGCTATATCGCCGTGCAGGATAAAGCGGGAAATGAGGTTTACACCCGCAACGGCAATATTCAGCAGGACGATCAAGGGCAACTGACCATCGACGGCAACGTGGTGCTTGGCGATAACGGCCCGATCATTTTGCCACCCAACGCGATTGCCTCTTTTGGCAGTGACGGCACGCTTTCGGTGACGCCGGATGATGGCGATGTGACCGCAACCATGGACATTGACCGTCTGAAGCTGGTGGATATTCCGGTCGCGAATCTGGCGAAAAACACCGAAGGCATGCTGGTGACGGCTGACGGCGTACCGGCGCAACGAGATGAAAACATCAAAGTGAGCGGGGGATTTCTGGAAAGCAGCAACGTATCTGCGGTCAGCGAAATGATGTCTTCCATTGCGATGAATCGCCAGTTTGAAGCGCAAATCAAGATGATGAAAACCGCCGAGGAACTGAGTGACTCGGGCAACCGGCTGTTACGTGGCTCTTAATCAGGAATAAAGTTTTATGAATGCAGCGTTATGGATCAGTAAAACCGGCCTGTCGGCGCAAGATGCCGAGATGAGTGCGATTGCCAACAACATCGCCAACGTCAACACCACAGGCTTTAAGCGCGACCGCGTCATGTTCCAGGATCTGTTTTATCAGACCCAGGAAGCGCCGGGCGCCATGCTCGATCAAAACAACATCATGCCGACCGGGATGCAGTTTGGCAGCGGTGTGCGCATTGTCGGCACGCAGAAAACCTTCACCGAAGGTAACGTTGAAACCACCGATAACTCGATGAATGTCGCCATCATGGGGCAGGGGTTCTGGCAGGTACAAAAGAGCAATGGCGACATTGCGTATACCCGCGATGGCAACCTGCAGGTGAATGCCGACGGCGTGCTGACCAACTCGCAAGGGTTACCTTTACAGCCGGAAATCGATATTCCCGCCGGTTCGACGAGTATCGCGTTTGCCCCCGATGGGACGGTGACC contains:
- a CDS encoding flagellar hook capping FlgD N-terminal domain-containing protein, producing MNTLALYAQSQALASSQEKTAVAENNVGATSQDTNLGDSSSSSTSGTTDTSGTSNTPTTTTSTEASGVETFLTLFVAEIENQDPTNPTDPTAYIDQLSSMAQVAMMEEMSVQANTNAVLMSNLQVMALGNMVGDDIMVQTTTLDIEDNSKAIQGRITLDDACTDVDLHFTDAAGDDYTVSLIPEGESSVGPGQVDFDINPADYGIPPGDYNVSVVTNTGEEEVPIEVTGEVEDVRIPLDGSTPVLNVDGVGEVPFTMITQFGIPDSTDDVTPVPPDDGGDVTPTPPDDGGDTPDDNSDNMVL
- the flgE gene encoding flagellar hook protein FlgE encodes the protein MSYEIAATGLNAVNEQLDGISNNIANSGTVGYKSMTTQFSAMYAGTQAMGVSVAGSAQSISTGGSMVSTGNALDLAINDDGFFVMCDSAGNISYTRAGSFVTDKNGYIVNASGDYLQGYPVDDSGTLQTGTVADIQIKTGNIPAQATDSMTFTANFNASDEVIDRDGDASATPPVDAVPFDPNNSDTYTDSYTTTVYDSLGNEHSVSQYFTKTGENTWEVQYTFDGEPQSGVPATTLTFDPNTGKLTSPTTPQTITFTTDEAAPISMTVDYSDCTQYGSDFSVTTNSATGYASATQNGVQVDDDGKVYATYSNGERMLQGQVVLATFPDENGLQAVSGTAWVQTGESGTPLIGVPGSGSCGTLSSGMLESSNVDITTELVDLMTAQRNYQANTKVISTSTQLDQALFQAM
- a CDS encoding flagellar basal body rod protein FlgF; protein product: MDRLIYTALSGATQTLLEQQISANNLANVNTNGFRADMAMASNDQVKGGGFDTRFMAKESPSGVNDSTGVAEKTERPLDVAIQGSGYIAVQDKAGNEVYTRNGNIQQDDQGQLTIDGNVVLGDNGPIILPPNAIASFGSDGTLSVTPDDGDVTATMDIDRLKLVDIPVANLAKNTEGMLVTADGVPAQRDENIKVSGGFLESSNVSAVSEMMSSIAMNRQFEAQIKMMKTAEELSDSGNRLLRGS
- the flgG gene encoding flagellar basal-body rod protein FlgG; its protein translation is MNAALWISKTGLSAQDAEMSAIANNIANVNTTGFKRDRVMFQDLFYQTQEAPGAMLDQNNIMPTGMQFGSGVRIVGTQKTFTEGNVETTDNSMNVAIMGQGFWQVQKSNGDIAYTRDGNLQVNADGVLTNSQGLPLQPEIDIPAGSTSIAFAPDGTVTAIVPGDSEPTEMGQLTLVNFANPAGLSAEGDNLYMETAASGQPTEGIPGEDGLGQLQDNALEGSNVDIVNEMVAMITVQRAYEMNAKMVSAADDMLQFISQTL